The following coding sequences are from one Streptomyces sp. NBC_01232 window:
- a CDS encoding oxygenase MpaB family protein, producing the protein MTRTSSPATDGLLRQTLGEWRIGLVAWRLLVLQTAHPAVAAGTARYSTYRAHPWRRIEHTMDSGSRLFFAGPEERQREIARLERAHRRIRGTDDAGRPYTAEDPEVRAWVMLTLYEAMTAMRELSGDPLEPAELDVLYAEFTEVCAALGIPGEVLPATAADVPAYVDRTVREVLELGDQVRYLLFEMLREAPAPRRLGRLRPAWPLLRTVAAGVLTTLTVADLPRAWHERFAMPRTRTAAALSWTLHRGMRQVMTRLPDRMRYRTQSDDNDGGAGGRQRPASRRSTAAPSLPRPRTFDSRPARLEAFFRQVLDQTGDGRVDSADLQAMVHNVCWQLELPVEREDRLYAAFESWWKQLREGMDADGDGAVECAEFVSAMLGGIDRDADYLDQGLGPAVRALFRTVDTDGSGYLCADEYRVLFGGPRVHPAELNDAFRQLDVDGDGRVSEEEFVAAFVDFFTAREDTAAGVALLGRA; encoded by the coding sequence GTGACGCGTACCTCTTCACCCGCCACCGACGGCCTGTTGCGCCAGACGCTCGGCGAATGGCGCATCGGGCTGGTGGCCTGGCGGCTGCTCGTCCTGCAGACCGCGCACCCGGCCGTCGCGGCCGGCACCGCCCGCTACTCCACCTACCGGGCCCACCCCTGGCGGCGGATCGAGCACACCATGGACAGCGGCAGCCGGCTGTTCTTCGCCGGACCCGAGGAGCGGCAGCGCGAGATCGCCCGGCTGGAGCGCGCGCACCGCCGGATCCGCGGCACCGACGACGCCGGCCGCCCCTACACCGCCGAGGACCCGGAGGTCCGCGCCTGGGTGATGCTGACGCTGTACGAGGCCATGACAGCCATGCGCGAGCTGTCCGGTGATCCGCTCGAACCAGCCGAACTCGACGTGCTGTACGCGGAGTTCACCGAGGTCTGCGCGGCCCTCGGCATCCCCGGCGAGGTCCTCCCGGCCACCGCCGCCGACGTACCGGCGTACGTCGACCGGACCGTGCGAGAGGTCCTCGAGCTCGGTGACCAGGTCCGCTACCTGCTCTTCGAGATGCTGCGCGAGGCTCCCGCACCCCGCAGGCTCGGGCGGCTCCGGCCCGCCTGGCCGCTGCTGCGCACCGTCGCCGCGGGTGTGCTGACCACCCTGACCGTCGCCGACCTGCCGCGGGCGTGGCACGAGCGGTTCGCCATGCCGCGTACCCGTACCGCCGCCGCCCTGTCCTGGACGCTGCACCGCGGTATGCGGCAGGTGATGACCCGTCTGCCGGACCGCATGCGCTACCGCACCCAGTCCGACGACAACGACGGCGGCGCCGGCGGTCGGCAGCGCCCCGCTTCCCGGCGGTCCACAGCCGCCCCGAGCCTGCCCCGGCCCCGCACCTTCGACTCCCGCCCGGCGCGGCTCGAGGCGTTCTTCCGGCAGGTACTCGACCAGACCGGTGACGGGCGGGTGGACTCCGCCGACCTCCAGGCGATGGTCCACAACGTGTGCTGGCAGCTGGAGCTTCCCGTCGAGCGCGAGGACCGGCTCTACGCCGCCTTCGAGTCCTGGTGGAAGCAACTGCGCGAGGGCATGGACGCGGACGGCGACGGCGCGGTGGAGTGCGCCGAGTTCGTCTCCGCGATGCTGGGCGGCATCGACCGGGACGCCGATTACCTCGACCAGGGCCTGGGGCCGGCGGTACGCGCCCTGTTCCGGACCGTCGACACCGACGGCAGCGGATATCTGTGCGCGGACGAGTACCGCGTGCTGTTCGGGGGCCCGCGTGTCCACCCCGCCGAGCTGAACGATGCCTTCCGGCAACTGGACGTGGACGGTGACGGGCGGGTCAGCGAGGAGGAGTTCGTCGCCGCGTTCGTCGACTTCTTCACCGCCCGGGAAGACACCGCCGCGGGCGTGGCGCTGCTGGGCCGCGCCTGA
- a CDS encoding pyridoxamine 5'-phosphate oxidase family protein: protein MALSPSEREQFLAEPHVAAFAVTAGADGEDRAPLTVPIWYQYAPGGDVWIMTGRDSRKAELIRAAGRFTLMVDRLEPTIRYVSVEGPVISTLPAEREQLVEISARYLPADKVDGYVDAAWKEHGEQVVIHMRPQRWVSSDLGRL, encoded by the coding sequence GTGGCCCTGTCCCCCAGCGAACGTGAGCAGTTCCTCGCCGAGCCCCACGTCGCCGCGTTCGCGGTGACCGCGGGAGCGGACGGGGAAGACCGTGCGCCACTGACGGTCCCCATCTGGTACCAGTACGCGCCCGGCGGCGATGTCTGGATCATGACCGGCCGGGACTCGCGCAAGGCCGAACTGATCCGGGCCGCGGGCCGGTTCACCTTGATGGTGGACCGGCTGGAGCCCACGATCCGGTACGTGTCCGTCGAGGGACCGGTCATCTCGACCCTTCCGGCCGAGCGCGAGCAGCTGGTGGAGATCTCCGCCCGGTACCTGCCGGCGGACAAGGTCGACGGCTACGTCGACGCCGCCTGGAAGGAGCACGGTGAGCAGGTCGTGATCCACATGCGTCCGCAGCGGTGGGTGAGTTCGGACCTGGGCAGACTTTGA
- a CDS encoding YceI family protein gives MTLGIHELTGDYVLDPAHTRIGFVARHAMVTKVRGAFHAFEGTAHLDGKDPARSTAQLVIKTESIDTGVEQRDQHLRTNDFLDAPNFPDITFRTTSVEPQSDTEYRVTGDLTIKDTTRPLTIDFEYTGNAVDPYGNLRVGLEGSLTISRKDFGVTWNAALEGGGVLVGDKVVLEFDISAIKQG, from the coding sequence ATGACCCTCGGCATCCACGAGCTCACCGGGGACTACGTCCTCGACCCCGCCCACACCCGGATCGGCTTCGTCGCCCGCCACGCCATGGTGACCAAGGTCCGCGGTGCGTTCCACGCCTTCGAGGGCACCGCCCACCTGGACGGTAAGGATCCGGCCCGCTCCACCGCCCAGCTGGTGATCAAGACCGAGAGCATCGACACCGGAGTCGAACAGCGGGACCAGCACCTGCGCACCAACGACTTCCTGGACGCCCCCAACTTCCCCGACATCACCTTCCGCACCACCTCGGTCGAGCCGCAGTCCGACACTGAATACCGCGTCACCGGCGACCTGACCATCAAGGACACCACCCGCCCCCTCACCATCGACTTCGAGTACACGGGGAACGCCGTCGACCCCTACGGCAACCTGCGGGTCGGCCTGGAGGGATCGCTGACCATTTCCCGCAAGGACTTCGGCGTGACCTGGAACGCGGCTCTGGAAGGCGGCGGCGTGCTGGTCGGCGACAAGGTCGTCCTGGAGTTCGACATCTCCGCGATCAAGCAGGGCTGA
- a CDS encoding cold-shock protein, whose amino-acid sequence MATGIVKWFNSEKGFGFIQQDDGGPDVFVHFSAIQTTGFKELAEGAKVEYDVTQGPKGPQAEQVVPIG is encoded by the coding sequence ATGGCAACAGGCATCGTGAAGTGGTTCAACTCGGAGAAGGGGTTCGGGTTCATCCAGCAGGACGACGGCGGCCCGGACGTGTTCGTGCACTTCTCCGCCATCCAGACGACGGGATTCAAGGAACTCGCCGAGGGTGCGAAGGTCGAGTACGACGTCACCCAGGGCCCCAAGGGACCGCAGGCCGAGCAAGTGGTGCCGATCGGCTGA
- a CDS encoding RrF2 family transcriptional regulator, whose protein sequence is MKLSGGVEWALHCCVVLTAASRPVPAARLALLHDVSPSYLAKQMQALSRAGLVASVQGKTGGYALTRPASEITVLDVVLAVDGADPAFICTEIRRRGPLGAPPEACTKPCGIARVMGAAEAAWRASLQGVTIADLVGSVERDNGPGALPAIGAWLDPASAPASGPSAGQAH, encoded by the coding sequence ATGAAACTGTCCGGGGGCGTCGAGTGGGCGCTGCACTGCTGCGTGGTGCTGACCGCGGCGAGCCGGCCGGTGCCCGCCGCCCGTCTGGCGCTGCTGCACGACGTCTCGCCGAGCTACCTGGCCAAGCAGATGCAGGCCCTGTCCCGGGCGGGCCTCGTGGCCTCCGTCCAGGGCAAGACGGGCGGATACGCGCTGACCAGGCCCGCTTCCGAGATCACCGTCCTGGACGTGGTGCTGGCCGTCGACGGCGCGGACCCGGCGTTCATCTGCACCGAGATCCGCCGGCGCGGCCCGCTCGGAGCCCCGCCCGAGGCATGCACGAAGCCGTGCGGGATCGCCCGCGTGATGGGCGCCGCCGAGGCCGCCTGGCGGGCGTCGCTGCAGGGGGTCACCATCGCCGACCTGGTCGGCTCGGTGGAACGGGACAACGGCCCCGGGGCGCTGCCGGCCATCGGCGCGTGGCTCGACCCCGCGTCCGCCCCCGCGTCCGGCCCGTCAGCCGGCCAGGCGCACTGA
- a CDS encoding SDR family oxidoreductase, with protein MKITVIGGTGLIGSQLVSTLRAAGHEVVAASLSSGVDLLTGAGLDQALADADTVVNVTNSPTFDEASPDFFRTTMGNLLAAGERAGVGHQVVLSIVGVDRVPQLDYYRAKTLQEDLLKQGSTPYSIVRVTQFFEFMDAVLSWTADEHTVRLPSTPVQPMAAADVVAALAEVTTGAPLNGTVDVAGPDVFALDELGRLTLSARQDPRTVVTDEQAGMFAVVEGDVLTGGPDARPAPTSYKEWLAGAPR; from the coding sequence ATGAAGATCACGGTCATCGGCGGCACCGGACTCATCGGTTCCCAGCTCGTCTCCACGCTCCGCGCGGCCGGACACGAGGTGGTCGCCGCATCCCTGTCGAGCGGCGTCGACCTGCTCACCGGCGCGGGGCTGGACCAGGCGCTCGCCGACGCGGACACGGTCGTCAACGTGACGAACTCACCCACCTTCGACGAGGCCTCCCCGGACTTCTTCCGCACCACGATGGGCAATCTGCTGGCGGCGGGCGAGCGGGCGGGCGTCGGCCATCAGGTGGTCCTGTCCATCGTGGGCGTCGACCGGGTGCCGCAGCTGGACTACTACCGTGCGAAGACCCTCCAGGAGGACCTGCTCAAGCAGGGGTCCACCCCGTATTCGATCGTCCGCGTCACGCAGTTCTTCGAGTTCATGGACGCGGTCCTGTCCTGGACCGCGGACGAGCACACCGTCCGGCTGCCCTCCACCCCCGTCCAGCCGATGGCCGCGGCCGACGTCGTCGCCGCCCTCGCCGAGGTCACCACCGGCGCACCGCTGAACGGCACGGTCGACGTCGCGGGCCCCGACGTCTTCGCCCTCGACGAGCTCGGCCGTCTCACGCTGTCGGCCCGGCAGGATCCCCGTACGGTCGTCACCGACGAGCAGGCGGGCATGTTCGCGGTCGTCGAGGGCGACGTCCTGACCGGCGGCCCCGACGCGCGCCCGGCCCCCACCTCCTACAAGGAGTGGCTCGCCGGCGCGCCGCGCTGA
- a CDS encoding C40 family peptidase: MAVRTTMLAAAVTAVTLLAVWGGTCATEAAAAPAPKAAGSCDVLAPGASAVAEGAVRAACEQIGVWYTWGGGHGPQPGPTYGQVDPSDPDSAHDPERLGFDCSGLVRYAYARAAGGDPLPGNAYHQFHAPQVTQRFTAGQGTAPLLPGDLLAWGSGGSVHHIAIYLGAGKMVEARESGTRITVSDVRLGGDYAGAVRVAAAAAPGTFSTWGTDVWTHREPSTTSPRVHRFPGSTTVRIECQKHAEPVTAEGYTNDAWSYLPEYGAWITNIYIKGAAWLEGVRTCP; encoded by the coding sequence ATGGCTGTGCGGACAACGATGCTGGCGGCGGCGGTGACGGCGGTGACCCTCCTGGCCGTGTGGGGCGGCACCTGCGCAACGGAGGCGGCCGCCGCCCCCGCACCGAAGGCGGCGGGTTCGTGCGACGTGCTCGCCCCCGGCGCCTCCGCGGTGGCGGAAGGGGCCGTGCGGGCCGCATGCGAACAGATCGGCGTCTGGTACACCTGGGGCGGGGGCCACGGGCCGCAGCCGGGGCCGACGTACGGTCAGGTCGACCCGAGCGATCCGGACAGTGCACACGACCCGGAGCGTCTGGGCTTCGACTGCTCGGGACTGGTCCGGTACGCCTACGCCCGTGCCGCCGGCGGCGACCCGCTGCCCGGCAACGCCTACCACCAGTTCCACGCACCGCAGGTGACGCAGCGTTTCACGGCCGGCCAGGGGACCGCGCCGCTGCTGCCGGGGGACCTGCTGGCCTGGGGTTCGGGAGGCTCCGTCCACCACATCGCGATCTACCTGGGCGCGGGGAAGATGGTGGAGGCCCGGGAATCGGGCACCCGGATCACCGTCAGTGACGTACGGCTGGGCGGGGACTACGCGGGAGCGGTTCGGGTCGCCGCCGCAGCGGCACCCGGCACGTTCAGCACCTGGGGCACCGATGTGTGGACCCACCGGGAGCCGTCCACCACCAGCCCGCGGGTGCACCGGTTCCCCGGCTCGACCACGGTGCGCATCGAGTGCCAGAAGCACGCCGAACCGGTGACGGCGGAGGGCTACACCAACGACGCCTGGTCGTACCTGCCCGAGTACGGGGCGTGGATCACCAACATCTACATCAAGGGCGCCGCCTGGCTCGAGGGCGTACGCACCTGTCCCTGA
- a CDS encoding serine hydrolase domain-containing protein — protein sequence MAQAQELGALVQQTADRLARQHVVGAVVAAVSDDLVEIRGAGSTGADRGDAAPGPDTLFEIGSVTKAFTALALACMATAGTVGLDEPLGDLLPDGTHVPSRGGRQISLQDLATHTSGLPRLPRGMLLQSLLHPSTPDPYADCTSDVLLSGLARTRLGAVPGKRFRYSNLGAGLLGLALARRAGTEYEALIVREICAPLGMTDTVVTVDDARAERLARGHGRRGRPTAPWHLADLAGAGGLRSTATDLVAFVRAQLDVGPVPADLAAAIRLSRSVEHRRSPFARVHLGWMAHRLHPRQGAHLQIWHNGGTGGFSSFVGFDPEKRLGVIALGNTQRPVDRPALDLLRTLQAEHGSGRD from the coding sequence ATGGCACAAGCACAAGAACTCGGCGCCCTCGTCCAGCAGACCGCCGACCGGCTGGCCCGGCAGCACGTCGTCGGCGCGGTGGTGGCCGCGGTGTCGGACGACCTCGTCGAGATCCGGGGTGCCGGCAGCACCGGCGCCGACCGGGGAGATGCGGCCCCCGGACCCGACACGCTCTTCGAGATCGGTTCGGTGACCAAGGCGTTCACCGCCCTGGCTCTTGCGTGCATGGCGACCGCCGGCACGGTGGGCCTGGACGAGCCGCTCGGTGATCTGCTGCCCGACGGGACACACGTACCGTCGCGGGGCGGCCGGCAGATCTCCTTGCAGGACCTGGCCACCCACACCTCGGGCCTGCCGCGGCTGCCCAGGGGCATGCTGCTCCAGTCCCTGTTGCACCCGTCGACGCCGGACCCCTACGCCGACTGCACGTCCGACGTCCTGTTGTCCGGGCTGGCCCGTACGCGTCTGGGTGCCGTACCGGGGAAACGGTTCCGCTACTCCAACCTCGGGGCCGGACTGCTGGGACTGGCCCTCGCCCGCCGGGCCGGCACGGAGTACGAGGCACTCATCGTCCGGGAGATCTGCGCCCCGTTGGGCATGACCGACACCGTCGTGACGGTGGACGACGCGCGTGCGGAACGACTTGCCCGGGGCCACGGCCGCCGGGGGCGGCCCACCGCACCCTGGCACCTCGCCGACCTGGCCGGGGCGGGCGGCCTGCGGTCGACCGCCACCGACCTGGTGGCCTTCGTACGGGCCCAACTCGACGTCGGTCCCGTCCCCGCAGATCTCGCGGCGGCCATCCGCCTGAGCCGGAGCGTCGAGCACCGCCGGAGCCCCTTCGCCCGGGTGCACCTCGGCTGGATGGCGCACCGCCTCCATCCGCGGCAGGGCGCCCACCTGCAGATCTGGCACAACGGAGGAACGGGCGGCTTCTCCTCCTTCGTGGGCTTCGACCCGGAGAAGCGGCTGGGCGTCATCGCCCTCGGCAACACCCAACGCCCGGTGGACCGGCCCGCCCTCGACCTGCTGCGCACCCTGCAGGCGGAGCATGGATCGGGGAGGGACTGA
- a CDS encoding GNAT family N-acetyltransferase — MRPESASLPSPRADVMTETVEGFGTVRFTPVDPVADSAVLHSWVVQERAQFWGMNGAGRELVQEIYEDVDRRDTHHAFMVRLDDEPVALFQTYEPAEDRVSDCYAVREGDIGVHLMLAPMTGRPRPGFSRTLIGSLIRFAFRDPAVLRAVAEPDASNAKALALLNRLGFVREGEITLPEIDLPEIYLPQKRAVLAFLDRPAVLPAAVAAVRHS; from the coding sequence ATGAGACCCGAGTCCGCTTCCCTCCCCTCCCCGCGCGCGGACGTCATGACCGAGACCGTCGAAGGCTTCGGCACGGTCCGTTTCACTCCGGTCGACCCCGTCGCGGACTCCGCCGTGCTGCACTCCTGGGTCGTCCAGGAGCGCGCGCAGTTCTGGGGCATGAACGGCGCCGGCCGGGAACTGGTCCAGGAGATCTACGAGGACGTGGACCGCCGGGACACGCACCACGCGTTCATGGTCCGGCTGGACGACGAACCCGTCGCACTCTTCCAGACGTACGAGCCCGCCGAGGACCGGGTCAGCGACTGCTACGCCGTACGGGAGGGCGACATCGGCGTCCACCTGATGCTGGCCCCGATGACCGGCCGGCCGCGGCCCGGATTCAGCAGGACCCTGATCGGGTCGCTCATCCGGTTCGCCTTCCGCGACCCGGCCGTCCTGCGCGCGGTCGCCGAGCCCGACGCCTCCAACGCCAAGGCACTCGCCCTGCTGAACCGGCTCGGCTTCGTCCGGGAGGGCGAGATCACCCTCCCGGAGATCGACCTGCCCGAGATATACCTCCCGCAGAAGCGGGCCGTGCTCGCGTTCCTCGACCGCCCGGCCGTACTCCCGGCCGCCGTGGCAGCCGTCCGCCACTCCTAG
- a CDS encoding DUF3291 domain-containing protein has product MTAPAHAFHLAQLNVATLLHPIDDPRTAPFVDMLDEVNAAADGATGFVWRLVEEGEADATGLRPAGEDVIVNLSVWQNQEALWDFAYRSGHLEVMRRRREWFERHIEAHLVLWWVPAGHLPTVGEALERLTDLRTNGPSPRAFTFASSYTAAEAARGAEPAPSGNAAPV; this is encoded by the coding sequence ATGACCGCACCCGCGCATGCCTTCCACCTCGCCCAACTCAACGTCGCCACACTCCTCCACCCCATCGACGACCCGCGCACGGCACCGTTCGTCGACATGCTCGACGAGGTCAACGCCGCCGCCGACGGCGCAACCGGCTTCGTGTGGCGACTCGTGGAGGAGGGGGAGGCCGACGCCACCGGCCTGCGCCCGGCCGGGGAGGACGTCATCGTCAACCTGTCGGTGTGGCAGAACCAGGAGGCCCTGTGGGACTTCGCCTACCGCAGCGGGCACCTGGAGGTGATGAGACGTCGCCGCGAATGGTTCGAGCGGCACATCGAGGCGCACCTGGTGCTCTGGTGGGTCCCCGCCGGACACCTGCCGACCGTGGGTGAGGCCCTGGAGCGACTGACCGACCTGCGGACGAACGGACCGTCCCCGCGCGCGTTCACCTTCGCCTCCTCCTACACCGCCGCCGAGGCCGCCCGCGGCGCGGAGCCGGCGCCGTCCGGGAACGCGGCGCCCGTGTAG
- a CDS encoding helix-turn-helix transcriptional regulator, translating into MKDIDAIAMLQDPVRRRLYEYVAAQGREVGRNEAAEAAGVARTLAAHHLDRLTEAGLLESGSRRLTGRSGPGAGRPAKVYTRARAERSVSLPGRDYLTAAELLAEAAEQAGLDAVLCAAAGRRGEALRGSAPPCGDLEEAVQMLAGRGYEPYLAGDGDAEDAEGAAAVAGAAGPAERVVRMRNCPFHAVAERFPPLVCGMNLALLEGLFGVDGPVRARMDARPGECCVVVEASKNKDR; encoded by the coding sequence GTGAAGGATATCGATGCGATCGCGATGCTGCAGGATCCGGTGCGCCGCCGCCTGTACGAGTACGTGGCGGCACAGGGGCGCGAGGTCGGCCGCAACGAGGCCGCCGAGGCGGCCGGGGTGGCGCGCACGCTCGCCGCGCACCATCTGGACCGGCTGACCGAGGCCGGCCTGCTGGAGAGCGGCAGTCGCCGTCTGACGGGTCGCTCGGGTCCGGGGGCCGGCCGTCCGGCCAAGGTGTACACGCGGGCACGGGCCGAGCGGTCGGTGTCGCTGCCCGGCCGCGACTACCTCACCGCGGCCGAGCTGCTCGCCGAGGCCGCCGAGCAGGCGGGGCTGGACGCGGTGCTGTGCGCGGCCGCGGGCCGCAGGGGCGAAGCCCTGCGGGGCTCGGCGCCGCCCTGCGGCGACCTCGAAGAGGCCGTGCAGATGCTGGCCGGCCGCGGCTACGAGCCGTACCTGGCGGGCGACGGGGACGCCGAGGATGCCGAAGGCGCGGCGGCGGTGGCCGGGGCGGCCGGGCCGGCCGAGCGTGTCGTCCGTATGCGCAACTGCCCCTTCCACGCCGTCGCCGAGCGCTTCCCACCGCTCGTCTGCGGCATGAACCTCGCACTGCTGGAAGGGCTGTTCGGCGTGGACGGGCCCGTCCGCGCTCGTATGGACGCCCGGCCGGGGGAGTGCTGCGTGGTGGTCGAGGCTTCTAAAAACAAAGATCGTTGA